In Gimesia panareensis, the genomic window CGTGCATGGGGGTGCGGAAGCCAGCCTGCAGGTGGCCGACGTCTATCTGAATCGCCCCGGCTTGAGTCCGCTGCGGGAATTGATTGACGGCGCCCGGATGACCAATCACGTGATCGTGCGTAACCTGCTGATCTCACTGGCTTATAACCTGTTGGCCGCCAGCCTGGCGCTGGGGGGACTGATCAATCCGCTGATTGCAGCGATCCTGATGCCGATCAGCTCGCTGACGGTACTGATTCTCTCGTTCGTGAACCACTCTTTTCGGGAGACACGGCCATGAGCGTGCTGTATATCGCCTTGCCGGTCGCGATTCTGCTCGCGCTGGCAGCGGTCATCGCGTTCGTCTGGACGGTCTCCCGGGGACAGTACGACGATCTGGACACGCCGGCCTTACGCATGCTGGAAGATGACGATCGGCGACGCCCGAGGAAGACGCCCCCTTCGCGGGAAGAGGCTTCACTTCGAGAAAAAGCGGATCAGCCAGACGATGCCGGTCAGCAGTAAGCTGAGCAGGATACAGGTCGTCAGGGGAAAGTAAAAGCGGAAGTTTTCGCGTTCGATAGCGATATCCCCGGGCAGCTTTCCCACCCAGGGAATCGAGGGTCCCACCAGCCAGAACAGCCCGATTCCGGCTATCAACAGGCCTGCTCCAATCATAATCCACGCTGGCTGATTCGTCATCGTCTTTTGTACCGCACTCGATTCCAGTAGAAAGTTCAGCGCTCATTCTAACAGATCTGACGCTGTCACAGGAAGGGGCGACCTGACACTCCGTCTTAATCTCAGAAACCACCTGCAAAACAGGGTAACTCCTCGAAATGTGACTGGTACGATTTAAGAGAGCAAGTCATAATAGCAGCGGCCCGGATGAGAGAAGGCATCTTCGAGATTCCGCCAGACTTCAGTTCATATCATCACTTTTGAAGGATCGACCATGTCATTTCCGGAAGTCCCCCGGCTGTCATTAGACGGGCTGGATGAGTTGCTTGAACACTACCAGATCCGCTGCGTACTCCTTTACAACCGGAACCCGGAACTGCAGGAAAAGTTCAACTCTTCGAACACCCCCGACTTCTACCGCTATGCCGACACGGAAGGCGTGTTGTATTTTCGTGAACTCCAGGAAACCGCGATTCCATTTCCCGCTTCGAAAGAAATGCTGACCGTCAGCGGCGAAACGGATCTCCGCATCTTTCTGGACGTCGGTCATCAATGCTATGATGCGATCAGAAAACATATCCCCGAGGAAAAAGATCTGCGAATTCTGGACTTCGGCGTCGGCTGTGCGCGGACGATGCGGCACTTCTACCGCACGTTTCAGAATTACGACCTGTATGGCTGTGATGTCGATGAGGCGGCCATCGGTTACATTCAGAACAGCGTCCCCTTTATCAAGGCAACCGCGACCGGTAATAATCCGCCGCTGCCTTATGAATCGGATTACTTCGACTTTATTTATTCGATCTCGGTGCTCACCCACCTGAATGCCCGGGCCCTGGATGAATGGGTTCAGGAATTAGCCCGCATCACCCGTCCCGAGGGACTGGTTGTGCCGACGATTCATGGTTCGACCGCCTTTGAAGAGGTCCTGAACAACACCAAACGCCGTGCCGTGCTGGGAATCAAAGAAGACGAATTCGAAGCCGGCCTGACCAGCTTTCGCGAGACGGGCTTCTGCTGGATGAGCCAGGCTGCAGGTTCCGAGAACATCGACACCGATCAATACGGCATCTGCTTCATCGACGACGAGAACCTGGAACAGCTGTTCGGCCCCACCTTCAAAGTACTCAGCCACACCAAAGGCGAGATCGAAGGCTGGCAGGACGTTGTGGTGCTGCAGAAGGTTTGAGGGCAGGGCACAATGATTATCCGTCAGTGGCGCGGTCACTGTACGGCAGCGGTTTGCTTTTCACGCCAGCGGTCATAGACATCACGAGCCTCGGGGGGCAGTGCCTGCAGGAAGGGTTCGGGAATGCCTTCCCAGCCGCCGTGGATGCCGATACTGGTAAACCGGTTCGATTCTGGAGTCGCCTGCCAACTGTGTGGCCCCTGATCGGCGGAATAGCCCCAGAGTTTGTTGTCCGCATCGAAGGTATACAGCCAGGGCTGTGCGCCGTCAATCTCCCATTTCGAACCTGCGGCGTTCGGCGTGCCGGCATGGGCAGCGACTTCGACGCTGATGGTATCGTCCCTTTGTGAACGACGGAGCGTCAGGAGTGTAGTTCCATCCGGGGAACGATAGGTTCCAGTGTCGGTAATGATCTGCCCGACCACGACGCGGGGGACCTTGTGCCGCGGGTACCAGACAAGGCCTAACGCGATCAGCACCGCGAGGAGGGGGACGACGGTGAGGAAACGAAACCGTGGTTCTGGTGGTGGGGATTGTTCCTTGATGGTACTGGTCCTGAGTTTTTAAGTTGATTCTGTTGGGTAACCTTGCAGGTATTAGTGACGCGGCAGGACTGATACTTATCTAAGTCGCTGCCCTCGAATTCTCTCAGAAATAATAGTCCTCTCACAGAATTTTCAAATAATTGTTGAACAGAGAGACCAATACTGTAAACTCATATACACTCTTGGTTAATTCCAATAGAAGAGAATAGAGAAACCCATCAAGTATTTCACTTCCAGACTAAATTCAAATCAAGTGACATATACAGAAGTAACTGATTATTCAGTCTGCAGAATCACCAAAAGTCTTCATCCTTCATTTTTTCGATTTCAAAAGATCACATTGTTTTAGACCAACTCAGATACATCGCCATATACCAAAAGACAGTGTAAGCGCTTTGAAATGAATTCTACTATTTCCTCAGATAAAGTGACCCTCGATGTCAAGATAGCAGCAGAATTCCTTGGCAAAATGTCACAATTATCACGAGCTGAAAATCGAGCAACCGCAGAACAGACACTATTCGCTCTTCTGAGAGTAATCGGTTTCAATTCAGCACGACTCTACTATCTCGATGATCGTGGGCAGCTGGTTGGGGCACGAACAAGCGGGCTATCGAAAGAAAAACGAAATGCTTTTGAGAATACACCCGCGAAAATCCCCAAAGAAGGTACTCGTTCCAGTACCGGAATATCCGCTTCCTATCTGGCAGTCAAACACAATATTCCCCTGTTAGTAAAAGTATCTCCCGAACATGCAAATGATCTTGAGATAAAGGATGACAGGCAAGGAATTCCTGCGGTTCATATTCAAAAAGCCCCCCTGCAAGATGTGCTGGGACGACCGCATGCCTATCAATGGCTCGATGTCCCACTCACATCCGAAGGTAGTGTATTTGGTAAATTATCATTGGATAAACAGGGCGGTAAACAACCGATTACCTGCCGGGAATTCAACTTAATTCGCCTGCTGTTACACCCACTTTCAGATGCTTTATCTGCTTCTGGCTGGTTTGGATCAACAGCATTACCTCACTCTTTGATCGATGATTTCTGGGCTAAATTTTCGAAAATCCACTCATTCGATGAGCTCGCCACCCTGATCACGGATTATGTTCGCGCATCGTTTAATGCTCGCAATTGCTCTTTATTCTTTGCGCAACACCCAATTTTCTCTCCCGAAATCATGCCCAACCAACCAGACCAGTTAGTCCTGTGGTCTACGACCTTTGAACGACTCAAATCACGCTGTAAAAAGGATTTTTACCTGCATGGGCAGGGACTGACGGGGGCAGCCTGGGACAGTGGAGATTCACTTTTTGTCCCCAATATCAATGATGATGGTCGTTGGGCTCGTCACTTAAATGACTCACAAACACATATTGCCTTTGTTGCAGCTTTGATTCCACCAGGTGCTGCAGAACTTGATGGAGTCATCCGCATTCCAGAGGGTAGACAACATAAACTGCTTAACATCGACGCGCGCATGCTCTCTCGCTTTGCCTCTTCCGTGATTACGCCTGCGATCGACAGCATTTTAGGAAACGAACGACTAAGAATACTGGAATCACTCGAATCCTTTTTTCGAGAGTATCTTCAGTCAAGAAAGCGTACGAATACCCATGGATCAGAAAATACCATCTGGAAGTATGCGATCGAAGCAGCGAAACATATTTTCGATAAACTAGCTGACAAATGTATTATCTTATATTCAATTCAGGGAACCGACATCTGGATTGAGCAGGTAGCAGGCGGGTTGGAGCTCACAAAGAAACATCGCGTTGGTGGAAAACTTCCACGGTCTTATGCATCCGCCGTAGGGCGCATGCTGGCTAACAAAAAACCGATTCTTTTAACGAACGTCAGTGAAGCCAGAAAACAATATGCCTACACTTCAGTAGTGAAAGGAGTACGTTCAGCGATCGTTGTTCCATTACAGGATGATGACACCCTCTTTGGGGCGATTGCCATGACATCTAATCGCCATGATCTCTTAGCCACACGCGAACTTGAAGCGCTATCTCTGCTGGCTGATCAGTGCTCTGAACTGCGACAGTTGGAAGGGATCGTTTCCAAAGCGGAAAAAGACGCACTGGCCCAGGCATTAGAAGCAACCGCTTATCAAGTTAAGAATCCCGCATTGCAAGTACGCACCTACGGGAGAGCCGTTTCTCGTGACATCGAAAAAGGGCGTCAGCCAGATCAAAAAAAACTCCGAAAATTAGTCGCTTCGATACGTCACATCTGGATGTCCGTTGACCGGGTTCTTTATGCCGTCGAAAACATGGAACCATTTTTGGACCGGAAACTGTTGTGCATCGAAGACTTGTGCCTCGGAGTCAATGAGGTGATTGATGACTTTGCCAAATCCTACTATGGAAAAAAACTACTGAAGGTTCAATACCTGAGAAGACTGCCCTCTCAAAGTAAATGTAACGTAGACAGAGAGATTTTTGAAACCGCAGTTTTGTGTATTGCAGAGAATGCGATGAAAGCAGTCAGAAGAAAAGGCCTGGTCAAAGTAAGCTGCACCTATTCGAAAATAAATCATGCATTACGCATCAAAATCTTCAATGACACAATCGGTGTTCCTGGCAAAATCCAGGACCGCATTTTTGAACCAAGATTCCACCATAACTTTGAACGGGGGAAGGAAGTTGTGCGGGGCGCAGGATACGGACTGTTCGTCGCTAAGAAAATAGTAGAAGCCCATCAAGGAAACATAACGGTACAATCAGACCAGAATACGTATGCCGCTTTCACCATTTCCATTCCGTGCAAAGAGTGAACTTTCTTAACGTGAGGACAACATGAAAAGAGACACACTTTTATTTATCGAAGATCACGATGAAATCCAGGAATGTATTGAGGAAATTAAAAACGAATTTGACTGGCTGAATAAAAAATGGGAATTCTGTAAT contains:
- the ccoS gene encoding cbb3-type cytochrome oxidase assembly protein CcoS, whose amino-acid sequence is MSVLYIALPVAILLALAAVIAFVWTVSRGQYDDLDTPALRMLEDDDRRRPRKTPPSREEASLREKADQPDDAGQQ
- a CDS encoding DUF2905 domain-containing protein, with protein sequence MTNQPAWIMIGAGLLIAGIGLFWLVGPSIPWVGKLPGDIAIERENFRFYFPLTTCILLSLLLTGIVWLIRFFSK
- a CDS encoding class I SAM-dependent methyltransferase, with product MSFPEVPRLSLDGLDELLEHYQIRCVLLYNRNPELQEKFNSSNTPDFYRYADTEGVLYFRELQETAIPFPASKEMLTVSGETDLRIFLDVGHQCYDAIRKHIPEEKDLRILDFGVGCARTMRHFYRTFQNYDLYGCDVDEAAIGYIQNSVPFIKATATGNNPPLPYESDYFDFIYSISVLTHLNARALDEWVQELARITRPEGLVVPTIHGSTAFEEVLNNTKRRAVLGIKEDEFEAGLTSFRETGFCWMSQAAGSENIDTDQYGICFIDDENLEQLFGPTFKVLSHTKGEIEGWQDVVVLQKV
- a CDS encoding GAF domain-containing sensor histidine kinase; protein product: MNSTISSDKVTLDVKIAAEFLGKMSQLSRAENRATAEQTLFALLRVIGFNSARLYYLDDRGQLVGARTSGLSKEKRNAFENTPAKIPKEGTRSSTGISASYLAVKHNIPLLVKVSPEHANDLEIKDDRQGIPAVHIQKAPLQDVLGRPHAYQWLDVPLTSEGSVFGKLSLDKQGGKQPITCREFNLIRLLLHPLSDALSASGWFGSTALPHSLIDDFWAKFSKIHSFDELATLITDYVRASFNARNCSLFFAQHPIFSPEIMPNQPDQLVLWSTTFERLKSRCKKDFYLHGQGLTGAAWDSGDSLFVPNINDDGRWARHLNDSQTHIAFVAALIPPGAAELDGVIRIPEGRQHKLLNIDARMLSRFASSVITPAIDSILGNERLRILESLESFFREYLQSRKRTNTHGSENTIWKYAIEAAKHIFDKLADKCIILYSIQGTDIWIEQVAGGLELTKKHRVGGKLPRSYASAVGRMLANKKPILLTNVSEARKQYAYTSVVKGVRSAIVVPLQDDDTLFGAIAMTSNRHDLLATRELEALSLLADQCSELRQLEGIVSKAEKDALAQALEATAYQVKNPALQVRTYGRAVSRDIEKGRQPDQKKLRKLVASIRHIWMSVDRVLYAVENMEPFLDRKLLCIEDLCLGVNEVIDDFAKSYYGKKLLKVQYLRRLPSQSKCNVDREIFETAVLCIAENAMKAVRRKGLVKVSCTYSKINHALRIKIFNDTIGVPGKIQDRIFEPRFHHNFERGKEVVRGAGYGLFVAKKIVEAHQGNITVQSDQNTYAAFTISIPCKE